The Terriglobales bacterium genome has a segment encoding these proteins:
- the hemC gene encoding hydroxymethylbilane synthase, with protein sequence MARLRIGSRGSQLALWQANHIAGLLRQRGHEVEIQIIKTTGDKITEVALSQVGTKGMFTKEIEEALAEGKVDLAVHSLKDLPTELPAGFRLAAIPRRENPQDALLSVKFERLADLPQGARVGTSSLRRQAQLKGVRPDLEVLSLRGNVDTRLRKLQAGDFDAIVLAAAGLNRLDRTEMVRELIPIGTMCPAAGQGALGIEARAGDAATLEALRFLDDADARAATLCERALLNALGGGCQVPIGAHAERAGKQLQLTAVVARPDGSKLLRESRLGDDPENLGIEVGRTLLERGADQILKEVYGAAAVVPQQP encoded by the coding sequence ATGGCCCGTCTGCGCATCGGCTCGCGCGGCTCCCAGCTCGCCCTCTGGCAGGCGAACCATATCGCTGGGCTGCTGCGCCAGCGCGGGCATGAGGTCGAGATCCAGATCATCAAGACCACCGGCGACAAGATCACCGAGGTGGCGCTCTCCCAGGTCGGCACCAAAGGGATGTTCACCAAGGAGATCGAAGAGGCGCTGGCCGAAGGCAAGGTGGACCTGGCCGTGCATAGCCTGAAGGACCTGCCCACGGAACTGCCCGCCGGCTTCCGCCTGGCCGCCATCCCGCGGCGCGAGAACCCGCAAGACGCGCTGCTCTCGGTGAAGTTCGAGCGCCTGGCCGACCTTCCCCAGGGCGCGCGCGTGGGCACCAGCAGCCTGCGCCGCCAGGCCCAGCTCAAGGGCGTCCGCCCCGACCTGGAGGTCCTCTCTCTGCGCGGCAACGTCGACACGCGCCTGCGCAAGCTACAGGCGGGCGACTTCGACGCCATCGTGCTGGCCGCCGCCGGACTCAACCGCCTGGACCGCACCGAGATGGTCCGCGAGCTGATCCCCATCGGGACCATGTGCCCGGCGGCGGGGCAGGGCGCGCTCGGCATCGAGGCGCGCGCTGGCGATGCGGCTACCCTGGAAGCGCTGCGCTTTCTGGACGACGCGGACGCCCGGGCGGCCACCCTCTGCGAGCGCGCCCTGCTCAACGCCCTGGGGGGAGGCTGCCAGGTGCCCATCGGGGCGCACGCTGAGCGCGCGGGAAAACAACTGCAGCTCACGGCCGTGGTGGCGCGCCCGGATGGCTCCAAGCTGCTGCGCGAGTCCCGCTTGGGCGACGACCCGGAGAATCTGGGCATCGAGGTCGGCCGCACCCTGCTCGAGCGCGGCGCCGACCAGATCCTGAAGGAAGTCTACGGCGCCGCCGCCGTGGTGCCGCA